Proteins encoded in a region of the Mucispirillum schaedleri ASF457 genome:
- a CDS encoding M16 family metallopeptidase → MSAPIETKLDNGLTVLYEKVPGVKVVSVQCWIKTGSVNENDKLSGISHFLEHMLFNGTKKFKSGEIDEYLDAKGGYNNAFTSLDVTNYYVTIPADEAEAAYEVVSDMVFNALLLQSEIDREKPVVLQEINRKYDDPSYKMWQDLQASLFEGTPYARQVIGSSETVSAFTRQEIVDYYNSFYHPQNMTLVIVGDIEKKQALDLAAKYFNQTRDVPAGKLYQGENKVTFTKSIDKNFKADVNVDYAVFSFPTGAQDINTVYAEEVFAEVLSGGEYSLLNEIIKNKNNTAIYVTDIGLFNHYNGLFGAMAVVPRGNGEKFRNEAMEIINNIASGNIEESRIEKAKNRLKSKNIFEEENVSSLAQNIGYAYVLDFKDYHLNYENGIDKVTKADIVAAAKKMTSGPMYFGITSNE, encoded by the coding sequence ATGAGTGCACCTATTGAAACAAAACTTGATAATGGCTTGACTGTATTATATGAAAAGGTGCCGGGTGTTAAAGTTGTATCTGTTCAATGCTGGATAAAAACAGGTTCTGTTAATGAAAACGACAAGTTGTCAGGTATATCTCACTTTTTAGAGCATATGCTTTTTAATGGCACTAAAAAATTCAAATCTGGTGAAATAGATGAATATCTTGATGCTAAGGGTGGATATAATAATGCTTTTACAAGCCTTGATGTTACTAATTATTATGTAACAATACCTGCAGATGAAGCAGAAGCAGCTTATGAAGTAGTAAGTGATATGGTATTTAATGCACTTCTTTTGCAGTCAGAGATAGACAGGGAAAAGCCAGTTGTATTACAGGAAATTAATAGAAAGTATGATGACCCATCTTATAAAATGTGGCAGGATTTACAGGCATCGTTATTTGAAGGAACACCTTATGCAAGGCAGGTAATTGGCTCTTCTGAAACTGTAAGTGCTTTTACAAGGCAGGAAATAGTTGATTATTATAACAGCTTTTATCATCCGCAGAATATGACATTAGTTATTGTTGGTGATATTGAAAAGAAACAGGCTCTTGATTTAGCTGCAAAATATTTTAACCAGACAAGAGATGTGCCTGCTGGTAAGCTATATCAGGGAGAAAATAAAGTTACATTTACAAAATCAATAGATAAAAATTTTAAAGCAGATGTAAATGTAGATTATGCTGTATTTTCTTTTCCTACAGGAGCTCAAGATATAAATACAGTATATGCAGAAGAAGTTTTTGCAGAAGTGCTTTCAGGTGGTGAATATTCTCTTTTAAATGAGATTATAAAAAATAAAAATAACACAGCAATTTATGTTACAGACATCGGGCTTTTTAATCACTATAATGGTCTTTTTGGAGCAATGGCTGTTGTGCCTCGCGGCAATGGTGAAAAATTTAGAAATGAAGCTATGGAGATTATAAATAACATTGCTTCTGGCAATATAGAAGAAAGCCGTATAGAAAAAGCAAAAAACAGGCTGAAAAGTAAAAATATTTTTGAAGAAGAAAATGTTTCTTCTCTTGCTCAAAATATAGGTTATGCTTATGTGCTTGATTTTAAAGATTATCATTTAAATTATGAAAATGGTATAGATAAAGTTACAAAAGCAGATATTGTTGCTGCTGCAAAAAAAATGACAAGTGGTCCAATGTATTTTGGCATTACATCAAATGAATAA
- a CDS encoding chemotaxis protein CheX encodes MKAEMINPFITATLNVLSTMAGIEAKKGEVYIKQDDKMAYDISGVIGIAGKMSGFVVVSFPEKLALDIVSGFLGEPKKNMSKDVVDAIGEFVNMIAGGSKRVFAEQGYKYNIGIPNVITGKNHTINRPSNVVCIGVKFKVGEQEFVIEVALKPRPDAD; translated from the coding sequence ATGAAAGCTGAAATGATTAACCCTTTCATTACCGCAACATTGAATGTTCTTTCTACAATGGCGGGTATTGAAGCCAAAAAAGGCGAAGTATATATTAAACAAGATGATAAAATGGCATACGATATTTCTGGAGTTATTGGCATAGCTGGTAAAATGTCAGGATTTGTTGTGGTGAGCTTTCCTGAAAAGCTTGCATTAGACATTGTGTCTGGTTTTCTTGGTGAGCCTAAAAAAAATATGAGCAAAGATGTTGTAGATGCAATTGGTGAGTTTGTTAATATGATTGCTGGCGGTTCTAAAAGGGTGTTTGCTGAGCAGGGTTATAAATATAACATAGGTATTCCTAATGTTATCACTGGTAAAAACCACACTATTAACAGGCCAAGTAATGTTGTATGTATTGGTGTTAAATTTAAAGTTGGTGAGCAGGAATTTGTTATTGAAGTAGCATTAAAACCTCGTCCAGATGCGGACTAA
- the alaS gene encoding alanine--tRNA ligase gives MTGSQIRAAFLKYFADNSHTVVLSSSLVPHDDPTLLFANAGMNQFKDIFLGKETRNYKRAASCQKVVRAGGKHNDLENVGRTARHHTFFEMLGNFSFGDYFKRDAINFAWTFLTKELELPVEKLFVTVYQDDDEAFNLWQEVAGLSSDKIYRKGAKDNFWQMGDTGPCGPCSEIFIDQGESVGCGRPDCNPDCDCDRHLELWNLVFMQFNRDEKGNLSPLPKPSIDTGMGLERIAAIMQNKQSNYETDLIRPIIDYTARLAGVEYGKDEQTDISLRVIADHSRSTTFLIGDGVLPSNEKRGYTLRKIMRRAMRHGKMLGLEHEFFYNVCGYVVDFMKDHYVELTDKKSFITKTVETEEKSFGKTLATGMKIIEEELLEKYKSSKIIDGEDIFKLYDTYGFPVDLLEDIVADAGYSLDMAGFDKMMEQQQVRAKASSLGIAACGTSDALKELSGHIVTEFGGYAGLIASGKILAMVSNDKRVYEVQDGDNVDIILDVTTSYPEGGGQAGDKGIISGSEGSLFKIENTLKLNDMIIHRGKVLKGFFKEQDNVKVEVDETIRQYTEYNHTATHLLHKALQKIIGDHARQAGSLVNDERLRFDFTHYQALTIEQIDEIEMEVNRAVTANYPVHKRIETLEDAMQEGATALFGEKYGEEVRVVQIANYSKELCGGCHVDRTGVIGLFKILSESSVAQGVRRIEAVTSHKAFKYLSDMDKSMKQVLTVLKCQPAEAAERVADILKNNKALEKRVKAAGERIVPKITDTIFKNVKEINGIKVARILFEKSNIPLMREVIDAGRDKLGSCIIVIGAETDEDKAVIICGVSKDLTDKYNAGAIVKEIAAAAGGSGGGKADMAQAGTKHIDKLPEALDKIYDLI, from the coding sequence ATGACAGGCAGCCAGATAAGAGCTGCATTTTTAAAGTATTTTGCAGATAACAGCCATACAGTTGTTTTATCATCAAGTCTTGTGCCACATGATGACCCAACACTGCTTTTTGCAAATGCAGGTATGAACCAGTTTAAAGATATTTTTCTTGGCAAGGAAACAAGAAACTATAAAAGAGCTGCATCATGCCAGAAAGTAGTGCGAGCAGGTGGTAAACATAATGACTTGGAAAATGTGGGTAGAACTGCACGGCATCATACATTTTTTGAAATGCTTGGCAACTTTTCTTTTGGTGATTATTTTAAAAGAGATGCAATTAATTTTGCATGGACATTTTTAACAAAAGAATTAGAACTGCCTGTAGAAAAATTATTTGTAACAGTATATCAGGATGATGATGAAGCATTTAATTTATGGCAGGAAGTTGCAGGGCTTTCATCTGATAAAATTTACAGAAAAGGTGCAAAAGATAACTTTTGGCAGATGGGCGATACTGGTCCATGTGGTCCATGTTCTGAAATATTTATAGACCAAGGGGAAAGTGTTGGCTGCGGAAGACCAGACTGTAACCCAGACTGCGACTGTGACAGGCATTTAGAGCTTTGGAATTTAGTATTTATGCAGTTTAACAGAGATGAAAAAGGTAATCTTTCTCCACTTCCAAAACCATCTATAGATACTGGCATGGGTTTAGAAAGAATTGCAGCTATAATGCAGAATAAGCAAAGCAACTATGAAACTGATTTAATCAGACCTATTATAGATTATACTGCACGCCTTGCTGGTGTAGAATATGGCAAAGACGAGCAGACAGATATATCTTTGAGAGTTATAGCAGACCATTCAAGAAGCACAACATTTTTAATTGGTGATGGTGTTCTGCCTTCTAATGAAAAAAGAGGGTATACATTAAGAAAAATTATGAGAAGGGCTATGCGTCATGGTAAAATGCTTGGTTTAGAGCATGAATTTTTCTATAATGTATGCGGGTATGTGGTAGATTTTATGAAAGACCATTATGTTGAGCTTACAGATAAAAAATCATTTATCACAAAAACTGTTGAAACAGAAGAAAAAAGTTTTGGAAAAACTCTTGCAACAGGTATGAAAATTATTGAAGAAGAACTGCTTGAAAAATATAAATCATCAAAAATTATTGACGGAGAAGATATTTTTAAACTTTATGATACTTATGGATTTCCTGTAGACTTACTTGAAGATATAGTAGCAGATGCAGGCTACTCTCTTGATATGGCAGGCTTTGATAAAATGATGGAACAGCAGCAGGTGCGTGCAAAAGCATCATCACTTGGTATTGCTGCATGCGGCACTTCTGATGCTTTAAAGGAATTAAGTGGTCATATTGTTACAGAATTTGGCGGCTATGCAGGGCTTATTGCAAGCGGTAAAATTCTAGCTATGGTATCAAATGATAAAAGAGTATATGAAGTGCAGGACGGGGATAATGTTGACATTATCCTTGATGTTACTACAAGCTATCCAGAAGGCGGTGGTCAGGCAGGGGATAAAGGCATAATTTCTGGCAGTGAAGGCAGTCTTTTTAAAATAGAAAACACTTTAAAATTAAACGATATGATTATCCACAGGGGTAAAGTATTAAAAGGCTTTTTTAAAGAGCAGGATAATGTAAAAGTTGAAGTTGATGAAACTATTAGACAGTATACAGAATATAATCATACTGCCACACACCTTTTACATAAAGCTTTGCAAAAAATCATTGGAGACCATGCAAGGCAGGCAGGCTCTCTTGTTAATGATGAAAGACTGCGTTTTGACTTTACTCATTATCAGGCTTTAACAATTGAGCAGATAGATGAAATTGAGATGGAAGTAAATAGAGCTGTTACAGCTAACTATCCAGTTCATAAAAGAATAGAAACACTTGAAGATGCTATGCAGGAAGGAGCAACTGCACTATTTGGAGAAAAATATGGAGAAGAAGTGCGTGTTGTGCAGATTGCAAACTATTCAAAAGAGCTTTGCGGCGGCTGCCATGTGGATAGAACTGGTGTAATTGGACTTTTTAAAATACTTTCAGAATCAAGCGTTGCACAAGGTGTGAGACGAATAGAAGCTGTTACAAGCCATAAGGCATTTAAATATCTTTCAGACATGGATAAAAGTATGAAACAAGTGCTTACTGTTTTAAAATGTCAGCCTGCAGAAGCAGCCGAAAGAGTTGCTGATATACTTAAAAACAATAAAGCACTTGAAAAGAGAGTAAAAGCAGCAGGGGAGCGTATTGTTCCAAAAATTACAGATACTATATTTAAAAATGTGAAAGAAATTAATGGAATAAAAGTTGCACGAATATTATTTGAAAAGTCTAATATCCCTTTAATGAGAGAAGTGATTGATGCAGGCAGGGATAAATTAGGCAGCTGTATTATTGTAATTGGTGCAGAGACTGATGAAGATAAGGCAGTAATTATATGCGGTGTGTCAAAAGATTTAACAGATAAATATAATGCTGGAGCTATAGTTAAAGAAATTGCAGCAGCAGCAGGTGGCTCTGGCGGCGGTAAAGCTGATATGGCTCAAGCTGGCACAAAGCATATTGATAAGCTTCCAGAAGCACTGGATAAAATATATGATTTGATATAG
- a CDS encoding helix-turn-helix domain-containing protein, producing MKKSLGSILTELRKQNNMTQADLAEKMCVTDKAVSKWERDISCPNIETIQKLADFFNIPVNELLSAKSSSKKNNIITLIFNAVALAMGISVLVLMIMDSIDIKNAVIMLAAGLGALSINLLKSK from the coding sequence ATGAAAAAAAGTTTAGGAAGTATTTTAACAGAATTACGGAAACAAAACAATATGACACAAGCTGATTTAGCAGAAAAAATGTGTGTTACAGATAAAGCTGTTTCAAAATGGGAGAGAGATATTTCATGCCCTAATATAGAAACAATACAAAAACTTGCTGATTTTTTTAACATACCTGTAAATGAATTATTAAGTGCAAAAAGCAGCAGTAAAAAAAATAATATAATAACCCTTATATTTAATGCTGTTGCACTTGCAATGGGAATATCTGTATTAGTATTAATGATAATGGATAGTATAGATATTAAAAATGCTGTAATAATGCTTGCAGCTGGGTTGGGAGCATTAAGCATTAATCTTTTAAAAAGTAAATAA
- the pckA gene encoding phosphoenolpyruvate carboxykinase (ATP), translated as MSSYNASTDYLKSYGINNPKAIYLNMPTEALYEEAIKRGEGHVVKGGAMVFETGAHTGRSAQDKYVVREATSEKDVNWDSSAAKEANEAQFNTLYNDMMAFCDGKELFVQELYAGADESCRLKVRVIGEFAWHNMFARNMFICEKDLAKLQGFQADFTVIYLPNFQADTAKHGTRSSTVIMLNFAKKVVLIGGTQYAGELKKSVFTVMNYYLPKQGIMSMHCSANIGEKGDTAIFFGLSGTGKTTLSSDPKRVLIGDDEHGWNDKGVFNIEGGCYAKVIKLSKEMEPDIYRTTHSYGTILENVVYDTITREVDLDSDKLTENTRSSYPLSQMPRISPDNKGGQPKNIIFLTYDAFGVLPPVAKLNLNQAMYHFVSGYTAKVAGTEKGVKEPTATFSTCFGEPFMVFHPFFYAKILAEKMKANGVNAYLVNTGLFGGKYGVGQRFSIKDTRAIVNAILDGEVDKGGFHDCPVFGFGIPNAIPGVNPEILDPSKGWKDQAEYNAALKELASKFIENFKKYPENDMTSEVLKGAPKA; from the coding sequence ATGAGCAGCTACAATGCTTCAACAGACTACTTAAAATCCTATGGGATTAATAATCCAAAAGCAATCTATTTAAATATGCCGACAGAAGCTCTTTATGAAGAGGCTATCAAACGCGGTGAAGGTCATGTGGTAAAAGGCGGTGCAATGGTTTTTGAAACTGGTGCACATACAGGGCGTTCTGCTCAAGATAAATATGTTGTTAGAGAAGCTACTTCTGAAAAAGATGTAAACTGGGATTCTTCAGCTGCTAAAGAAGCAAACGAAGCACAGTTTAACACTCTTTATAATGATATGATGGCTTTTTGCGATGGCAAAGAGTTATTTGTTCAAGAACTATATGCTGGTGCAGATGAATCATGCCGTTTAAAAGTTCGTGTTATTGGCGAATTTGCATGGCATAATATGTTTGCACGCAATATGTTTATATGCGAAAAAGATTTAGCTAAATTACAAGGTTTTCAAGCTGATTTTACAGTTATATATCTTCCTAATTTCCAAGCAGATACAGCAAAACACGGCACTCGTTCAAGCACAGTTATTATGTTAAACTTTGCTAAAAAAGTAGTTTTAATAGGCGGCACTCAGTATGCTGGTGAGCTTAAAAAATCAGTATTTACTGTTATGAACTACTATCTGCCAAAACAAGGAATTATGAGTATGCACTGCTCTGCAAACATTGGTGAAAAAGGCGATACTGCTATTTTCTTTGGTCTTTCAGGCACTGGTAAAACTACACTTTCTTCTGACCCTAAACGCGTTCTTATTGGTGATGATGAACACGGCTGGAATGACAAAGGTGTATTCAATATAGAAGGCGGCTGTTATGCGAAAGTTATTAAACTTTCTAAAGAAATGGAGCCAGATATTTACAGAACTACTCATTCTTACGGCACAATATTAGAAAATGTTGTTTATGATACAATTACTAGAGAAGTTGATTTAGACAGTGATAAATTAACTGAAAATACTCGTTCTTCTTATCCACTTTCTCAAATGCCAAGAATTTCTCCAGATAATAAAGGCGGACAGCCAAAAAATATTATTTTCTTAACTTATGATGCATTTGGTGTTCTTCCACCAGTTGCAAAACTTAACTTAAATCAGGCTATGTATCACTTCGTTTCTGGTTATACTGCAAAAGTTGCAGGCACTGAAAAAGGTGTTAAAGAGCCAACAGCTACTTTCTCTACATGCTTTGGCGAGCCTTTTATGGTATTCCACCCATTCTTCTATGCTAAAATTTTAGCTGAAAAAATGAAAGCTAATGGTGTTAATGCTTATCTTGTTAACACTGGTCTTTTTGGTGGTAAATATGGTGTTGGTCAGCGTTTCTCTATTAAAGATACAAGGGCTATTGTTAATGCTATATTAGATGGTGAAGTTGATAAAGGTGGTTTCCATGATTGTCCAGTATTTGGATTTGGTATTCCTAATGCAATTCCGGGTGTTAATCCAGAAATATTAGACCCATCTAAAGGCTGGAAAGACCAAGCAGAATATAATGCAGCTCTTAAAGAGTTAGCATCTAAATTTATTGAAAACTTCAAAAAATATCCTGAAAATGATATGACAAGTGAAGTTTTAAAAGGTGCTCCAAAAGCATAA
- a CDS encoding AraC family transcriptional regulator has translation MNSYFEKNKYKLLDKLLPLMPESKSYTTNIDGLLIVKRDAPFQSEVCLQQPLLIFSVQGEKRYSAGSEIIDYKQGQIVFQGTPMPCSSYVLKASKEIPYIAMVFAVNMQLMTEVIYSLDNVDISSMTHAYSSLGKIEAGNDIIDSFIRLADLLNKSYNDIKVLSPLMLKEMYYFLLKTELREKLISFAITSSQNNKILKIINYLKENYNNHYSINDLAEMVNMSPATFHRHFKMVTTLSPIQYQKSLRLLEASRIIKYENATVSEAAFKVGYESISQFTREYKRMFSVTPKNKQ, from the coding sequence TTGAACAGCTACTTTGAAAAAAATAAATATAAATTATTAGATAAACTGCTTCCATTAATGCCTGAATCTAAGTCTTATACTACAAATATTGATGGTCTTTTGATTGTGAAGCGTGATGCTCCATTTCAGTCAGAAGTATGTTTACAGCAGCCTTTATTAATCTTTTCTGTTCAGGGAGAAAAAAGATATTCTGCAGGCAGTGAAATAATAGATTATAAACAAGGTCAGATAGTATTTCAAGGCACTCCAATGCCATGCTCCAGCTATGTATTAAAAGCATCTAAGGAAATTCCTTATATTGCTATGGTATTTGCAGTTAATATGCAGCTTATGACAGAAGTTATATATTCACTTGATAATGTGGATATATCATCTATGACCCATGCATATTCAAGCCTTGGCAAAATAGAAGCTGGTAATGATATTATTGACAGCTTTATAAGGCTTGCTGATTTATTGAATAAGTCATATAATGATATAAAAGTATTATCGCCGCTTATGCTTAAAGAAATGTATTATTTTCTACTGAAAACTGAATTAAGGGAAAAACTTATTTCTTTTGCAATTACTTCAAGCCAGAATAATAAAATATTAAAAATTATTAATTATTTAAAAGAAAATTATAATAATCATTACAGCATAAATGATTTAGCAGAAATGGTAAATATGTCGCCAGCTACATTTCACCGCCATTTTAAAATGGTTACAACATTAAGCCCTATACAGTATCAGAAGTCTTTAAGGCTTTTGGAAGCTTCTCGCATTATTAAGTATGAAAATGCTACTGTTTCTGAAGCAGCTTTTAAAGTAGGGTATGAAAGCATAAGCCAGTTTACAAGAGAATATAAAAGAATGTTTAGTGTAACACCAAAAAATAAACAGTAA
- a CDS encoding DUF362 domain-containing protein — MADISRRNILKAGLITPAVLSSITVDDLFAQENTSTVYMTKDLSPEGLKRIYSYINKEITGKVAVKLHTGEPHGPNIIPPVWVKDFLTVIKNPTIVECNVLYPSPRQNTKGHLETLKTNGWTFAPVDIMDADGEVNLPVKGGKHFKNIAFGKNILNYNSMVVLTHFKGHAMGGFGGSLKNISIGCASGKTGKSQLHEGMWGATGKKFMENMVEGGKAVIDHFGKKIVFINVMRNMSIDCDCAGTSAAKPTVPDYGILASTDILALDKACVDIIYNMEHNAGKDLIERIKSRHGLRQLTYMKEMKMGNDNYKIVEI, encoded by the coding sequence ATGGCAGACATTTCAAGAAGAAATATATTAAAAGCAGGTCTTATTACACCGGCAGTGTTATCCAGCATTACAGTTGATGATTTATTTGCACAGGAAAATACATCTACTGTATACATGACTAAAGATTTAAGTCCTGAAGGTCTTAAAAGAATATATTCATATATTAATAAGGAAATCACTGGAAAAGTAGCAGTAAAACTGCACACAGGTGAGCCACATGGTCCAAATATTATACCACCAGTATGGGTTAAAGATTTTTTAACTGTTATAAAAAATCCAACAATTGTAGAATGTAATGTGCTTTATCCAAGTCCAAGACAAAACACAAAAGGTCATTTAGAAACACTTAAAACTAATGGCTGGACATTTGCACCTGTTGATATTATGGATGCAGATGGGGAAGTAAACCTGCCTGTAAAAGGTGGAAAACATTTTAAAAATATTGCATTTGGCAAAAATATATTAAACTATAACTCTATGGTAGTGCTTACCCACTTTAAAGGTCATGCAATGGGCGGCTTTGGCGGCTCATTAAAAAACATTTCCATAGGCTGTGCTTCTGGCAAAACTGGAAAATCTCAGCTCCATGAAGGAATGTGGGGTGCAACTGGTAAAAAATTTATGGAAAATATGGTTGAAGGCGGCAAAGCAGTTATAGACCATTTTGGAAAAAAAATAGTGTTTATAAATGTTATGAGAAATATGAGTATAGACTGCGACTGTGCAGGCACATCAGCTGCAAAACCAACAGTGCCAGATTACGGCATACTTGCTTCTACTGATATTTTAGCACTTGATAAAGCATGTGTAGATATTATTTATAATATGGAACATAATGCAGGTAAAGATTTAATAGAAAGAATAAAATCTCGTCATGGACTTCGTCAGCTGACTTACATGAAAGAAATGAAAATGGGAAATGATAATTATAAAATAGTAGAAATATAA
- a CDS encoding anaerobic C4-dicarboxylate transporter, with amino-acid sequence MDTFMLVLQFIVLLAAIFLGVRLGGIAIGYAGGLGVVVLSLGLGMSPGVIPWDVILIIMSVIAAITAMQVAGGLDYLVQIAERALRKNPKKINYLAPTVTYLLTLFAGTGHTAFSMIPVIVEVAKEQNIKPSAPLALAVVSSQIAITASPVSAAVIFLSGVLEPLGVSYPLLLSICIPTTYLGCMIAAFIVNKFTHLKLSDDPVYQERLAAGLIKKTHASVQDKELPKGAKLSVLIFLLGVIAVVIYASAISDALKWIDPVIMKRDHAIISFMLAIATIITIACKLDVSKLVDTSTFRSGMTAAICVLGVAWLGDTFVRGHIEGITEIAQDVVGTYPFMLAVALMFAAMLLYSQAATAKAIIPAVIIALGITPENNGDVYIIVASFAAVSALFILPTYPTLLGAVQMDDTGSTRIGKYIFNHSFLVTGVLMIVLSVALGFLVAPFAIDLFGSVPAVTAAPQ; translated from the coding sequence ATGGATACTTTTATGTTAGTTTTGCAGTTTATAGTTCTATTGGCTGCTATATTTTTAGGTGTTCGCCTTGGTGGTATAGCCATAGGTTATGCAGGGGGTTTGGGTGTTGTTGTGCTGTCCCTTGGTCTTGGTATGTCTCCGGGTGTTATTCCATGGGATGTTATTTTAATTATTATGTCAGTTATTGCTGCAATTACTGCTATGCAGGTTGCTGGGGGGCTTGATTATCTTGTTCAGATTGCAGAAAGAGCATTAAGAAAAAACCCTAAAAAGATAAACTATCTTGCACCAACAGTTACATATCTTTTAACTTTATTTGCGGGAACAGGGCATACTGCTTTTTCTATGATACCAGTTATCGTTGAAGTTGCAAAAGAGCAGAATATTAAACCTTCAGCTCCACTGGCACTGGCAGTTGTTTCTTCTCAAATTGCTATAACAGCTTCTCCTGTAAGTGCTGCTGTTATATTTTTAAGTGGTGTGCTTGAGCCGCTTGGTGTAAGCTATCCGCTTTTATTATCCATATGTATTCCTACTACTTATTTAGGCTGTATGATAGCAGCATTTATTGTTAATAAGTTTACTCATTTAAAACTTTCTGATGACCCTGTATATCAAGAAAGACTTGCTGCTGGTCTTATTAAAAAAACACATGCTTCAGTTCAAGATAAAGAGCTTCCAAAAGGGGCAAAACTTTCTGTATTAATTTTCCTGTTAGGTGTTATTGCAGTTGTTATTTATGCAAGTGCAATAAGTGATGCTTTAAAATGGATTGACCCTGTTATTATGAAAAGAGACCATGCGATTATCAGCTTTATGCTTGCTATTGCTACAATTATAACAATTGCATGTAAACTTGATGTTTCAAAATTAGTAGATACAAGCACATTCCGTTCAGGTATGACAGCAGCAATATGTGTTTTAGGTGTTGCATGGCTTGGCGATACTTTTGTAAGGGGACATATTGAGGGTATTACTGAAATAGCACAGGATGTTGTTGGGACTTATCCATTTATGCTTGCAGTTGCATTGATGTTTGCTGCTATGCTTTTATATTCACAGGCAGCAACAGCAAAAGCAATTATTCCAGCTGTTATTATAGCACTTGGCATTACTCCTGAAAATAATGGTGATGTATATATAATTGTTGCTTCATTTGCTGCAGTTTCTGCATTATTTATACTTCCTACATATCCTACATTATTAGGGGCAGTTCAAATGGATGATACCGGTTCAACTAGAATTGGTAAATATATATTTAACCACTCATTTTTAGTAACAGGTGTTTTGATGATAGTGCTTTCTGTTGCTCTTGGATTTTTAGTTGCTCCATTTGCAATAGATTTATTTGGAAGTGTTCCTGCTGTTACAGCTGCACCACAGTAA
- a CDS encoding Hsp20/alpha crystallin family protein, whose protein sequence is MLPVIFNNQLFRDLLNNDFTKDMEKVFRRNECDLMKTDIKENDSSFEIHIDLPGFKKEEINAELKDGYLTVSTSKNLENNSEDGKFILRERYSSNCSRSFYVGDAVSENDIHAAFENGILTISIPKKEPEEAPKKMINIK, encoded by the coding sequence ATGTTACCAGTAATTTTTAACAACCAGCTTTTTAGAGATTTACTCAATAATGATTTTACAAAAGATATGGAGAAAGTATTTCGCAGAAACGAATGTGATTTAATGAAAACAGATATTAAAGAAAATGACAGTAGTTTTGAAATCCATATCGATTTACCCGGCTTTAAGAAAGAAGAAATCAATGCGGAATTAAAAGACGGCTACTTAACAGTAAGCACAAGTAAAAATTTGGAAAACAACTCTGAAGATGGTAAATTCATTTTAAGAGAGAGATACAGCAGTAATTGTTCAAGAAGCTTTTATGTAGGCGATGCAGTATCTGAAAACGATATACATGCTGCTTTTGAAAATGGAATTTTAACAATATCCATACCTAAAAAAGAACCAGAAGAAGCACCTAAAAAAATGATTAATATTAAATAA